Proteins encoded within one genomic window of Thunnus maccoyii chromosome 22, fThuMac1.1, whole genome shotgun sequence:
- the LOC121889673 gene encoding tripartite motif-containing protein 16-like, with translation MKIFCRTDQQCICMLCSMDEHKGHDTISVAAERTEKQKELSASRQNIQQRIQEREEDVKELQQEVEAINRSADKAVEDSEKIFTELIHDIQKRSSDVKQLIRSQQETELNQVKDLQEELQQEIKELKKKDAELEKLLRTEDHTQFLQKYPSLSGVCGSAGSPRTNINHLWYFKDVMAAVTAARDKLQIILSEKWPQAEPKTRAEFLQYSHQITLDPNTAHSFLVLSDGNRKITFNDKNKPYSQHADRFTCISQVLSKDGLTGRCYWEVERSGDVKIAVAYKTFGRSGDFNAHVFGYNERSWTLRCYTGYMFRHNKISAAISGPQNRSVPRSQCRYSVFLQ, from the coding sequence ATGAAGATTTTCTGCCGCACTGATCAGCAGTGTATCTGTATGCTTTGCTCcatggatgaacataaaggccacgacactATCTCAGTTGCAGCAGAAAGGACAGAGAAGCAGAAGGAGCTCAGCGCAAGTCGGCAAAatatccagcagagaatccaggagagagaggaagatgtgAAGGagcttcaacaggaggtggaggctatcaatcgctctgctgataaagcagtggaggacagtgagaagatcttcactgagtTGATCCATGACATTCAGAAAAGAAGCTCAGATGTGAAGCAGCTGATCAGATCTCAGCAggaaactgaactgaatcagGTCAAAGATCTtcaggaggagctgcagcaggagatcaaggagctgaagaagaaagACGCTGAGCTCGAGAAGCTCTTACGCACAGAGGATCACACCCAGTTTCTGCAAAAATACCCCTCGCTGTCAGGTGTTTGTGGATCTGCAGGCTCTCCCAGAACCAACATTAATCATCTGTGGTACTTTAAGGATGTGATGGCAGCTGTGACAGCAGCCAGAGATAAACTGCAGATCATTCTTAGTGAGAAATGGCCACAAGCAGAGCcgaagaccagagctgagttcttaCAATATTCACATCAgatcacactggatccaaacacagcacacagtttTCTGGTTTTATCAGATGGGAACAGAAAGATAacatttaatgataaaaataaaccaTATTCTCAACATGCAGACAGATTCACTTGTATATCTCAGGTCCTCAGTAAAGATggtctgactggacgttgttactgggaggtagAGAGGAGCGGGGATGTTAAAATAGCAGTGGCATACAAGACTTTTGGCAGATCAGGGGACTTTAATGCACATGTATTTGGATACAACGAGAGGTCTTGGACCTTACGTTGTTACACTGGATACATGTTCAGACATAATAAGATCTCAGCTGCCATCTCAGGCCCTCAGAATAGGAGTGTACCTCGATCACAGTGCAGGTATTCTGTCTTTCTACAATGA
- the LOC121889625 gene encoding E3 ubiquitin/ISG15 ligase TRIM25-like: MAQRGNQADRMKFCCSICLDLLKDPVTIPCGHNYCISCIKTFWDGEDQKNHSCPQCQKTFIPRPDLVKNTMLAELMEELKKTGLGAAPADHCYAGPEDVACDVCTGRKLKALKSCVVCLASCEQHLQPHYDSPEFKRHKLVEASVKLQETICSRHDDVMKIFCHTDQQCICYLCSMDEHKGHDTISVAAERTEKQKELGIRQKKIHQRVQNREEDVKELQQEVEAINRSADKAVEDSEKIFTELIRDIQKRSSDVKQLIRSQQETELNQVKDLQEKLQQEIKELKKKDTELEKLSRTEDHTQFLQKYPSLPDVCGSTGSPCTNINRLWYFKDVMAAVTAVRDKLQIILSEKWPQAEPKTRAEFLQYSRQITVDPNTTSNVLVLSDGNRKVTYNVKNKTYSQHPDRFTCISQVLGKDGLTGRCYWEVERRRGVEIAVAYKSISRSGDFNAHVFGYNERSWTLRCDNGYTFRHNKISAAISGPQSSRIGVYLDHSAGILSFYSISETMTLLYRVQTTFTQPLYAGLRLYSNGDTAEFCKFK, from the coding sequence ATGGCACAGCGAGGAAATCAAGCAGACAGAATGAAATTCTGTTGTTcaatctgtctggatctactgaaggatccggtgactattccctgtggacacaacTACTGCATTAGCTGTATTAAAACCTTCTGGGATGGAGAAGATCAGAAAAACCACAGCTGTCCTCAGTGCCAAAAGACTTTCATACCGAGGCCTGacctggtgaaaaacaccatgttagcagagTTAATGGAGGAACTGAAGAAGACCGGACTGGGAGCTGCTCCAGCTGATCAttgctatgctggacctgaagatgtggcctgtgatgtctgtactgggaggaagctgaaagctcTCAAATCCTGTGTGGTTTGTCTGGCCTCCTGTGAGCAACACCTTCAGCCTCACTATGATTCTCCTGAatttaaaagacacaaactgGTTGAAGCTTCTGTTAAACTTCAGGAGAccatctgctctcgtcatgatgatgtgatgaagaTTTTCTGCCACACTGATCAGCAgtgtatctgttatctctgctccatggatgaacataaaggccacgacacaaTCTCAGTTGCAGCAGAAAGGACAGAGAAGCAGAAGGAGCTTGGcataagacagaaaaaaatccatcagAGGGTccagaacagagaggaagatgtgaAAGagcttcaacaggaggtggaggctatcaatcgctctgctgataaagcagtggaggacagtgagaagatcttcactgagcttaTCCGTGACATTCAGAAAAGAAGCTCAGATGTGAAGCAGCTGATCAGATCTCAGCAggaaactgaactgaatcagGTCAAAGATCTTCAGGAGAAGTTGCAGCAGGAGATCaaggagctgaagaagaaagACACTGAGCTGGAGAAGCTCTCACGCACAGAGGATCACACCCAGTTTCTGCAAAAATATCCCTcgctgccagatgtttgtggATCTACAGGCTCTCCTTGCACCAACATCAATCGCCTGTGGTACTTTAAGGATGTGATGGCAGCTGTGACAGCAGTCAGAGATAAACTGCAGATCATTCTTAGTGAGAAATGGCCACAAGCAGAGCcgaagaccagagctgagttcttaCAATATTCACGTCAGATCACAGTGGATCCAAACACAACAagcaatgttttggttttatcaGACGGGAACAGAAAGGTAACctataatgttaaaaataaaacatattctcaacatccagacagattcactTGTATATCTCAGGTCCTGGGTAAAGATggtctgactggacgttgttactgggaggtggagaggaggaggggtgttGAAatagcagtcgcatacaagaGTATTAGTAGATCAGGGGACTTTAACGCACATGTATTTGGATACAACGAGAGGTCTTGGACTTTACGTTGTGACAATGGATACACATTCAGACATAATAAGATCTCAGCTGCCATCTCAGGCCCTCAATCCTCAAGAATAGGAGTGTACCTCGATCACAGTGCAGGTATTCTGTCTTTCTACAGCATCTCTGAAACGATGACTCTCCTctacagagtccagaccacattcactcagccgCTCTATGCCGGACTTAGGCTTTATTCTAATGGAGACACTGCTGAGTTTTGTAAGTTCAAGTAG